In Anaerostipes hadrus ATCC 29173 = JCM 17467, a single genomic region encodes these proteins:
- a CDS encoding TRAP transporter substrate-binding protein, with protein sequence MRKIIKRSVVVLLAGVLLFSLSGCKKKQKKDEVQRYAWPLGTSSPEDTVTQLYAEKFAKEVSRLSHGKMKIEVYPNSTLGGDRELLESCKDGDIPFVVQNTAPQVTFLPDTAVFDLPSAFTTIQQARAAVDNEEFYQKMEKVYQKGGYKLLGYADQGFRVMSTNKNVKSINDFKGQKIRTMENSYHLKFWKTLGANPTPMTFSEVYIGLQQGTIDAQENPYEVIVSSKLYEQQDYVVETNHLPHYISLIVSDEFYNSLSKDQQKIIDQASQTAKVYAREASDKRIADRIKTIEDSGTKIVKLDAKTQKEMRKQARPVYDAIKKNISRDIYNAYLSGAEK encoded by the coding sequence ATGAGAAAAATCATAAAAAGATCCGTCGTAGTTCTTCTTGCAGGAGTCTTATTATTCAGTTTATCCGGATGTAAGAAGAAACAAAAGAAAGACGAAGTACAAAGATATGCATGGCCGCTTGGAACTTCCAGTCCGGAAGATACGGTAACACAGCTTTATGCAGAGAAGTTTGCAAAAGAAGTTTCCAGATTAAGTCATGGAAAGATGAAGATCGAAGTTTATCCAAACAGTACGCTCGGAGGAGACCGTGAGCTTCTTGAGAGTTGTAAAGATGGGGATATCCCATTTGTCGTACAGAATACTGCACCACAGGTAACATTCCTTCCAGATACCGCAGTATTTGACCTGCCAAGTGCATTTACAACGATCCAACAGGCACGAGCAGCTGTTGATAATGAAGAGTTCTATCAGAAGATGGAGAAAGTATATCAGAAGGGTGGATACAAATTACTTGGATATGCCGATCAGGGATTCCGTGTTATGTCTACCAATAAGAATGTTAAGAGTATTAACGACTTCAAAGGGCAGAAGATTCGTACGATGGAGAACAGCTATCATTTGAAGTTCTGGAAGACACTTGGAGCGAATCCAACACCAATGACGTTCAGCGAAGTTTATATCGGACTTCAGCAGGGAACGATCGATGCACAGGAGAATCCTTACGAAGTTATCGTTTCCAGCAAATTATATGAGCAGCAGGATTATGTTGTAGAGACAAACCATCTGCCACATTATATTTCGCTGATTGTCAGTGATGAATTCTATAACAGTCTGTCAAAAGACCAGCAGAAGATCATCGATCAGGCATCGCAGACAGCGAAAGTGTATGCAAGAGAAGCATCTGACAAGAGAATCGCAGACCGTATCAAAACCATTGAAGACAGTGGTACAAAGATTGTGAAACTTGATGCAAAGACACAGAAAGAGATGCGTAAGCAGGCACGGCCAGTTTATGATGCGATCAAGAAGAATATCTCAAGAGATATTTATAATGCATATTTAAGCGGTGCAGAGAAATAA
- a CDS encoding TRAP transporter large permease, with the protein MSAAVVFLLFFICLIIAIPISIALGIVSVLPGAFDPSFTASGTFVIRSMLGGIDSFPLLAVPMFVLSGMIMAKGGISKKIFDVFAFFIGKLTAGMPCAVIVTCLFYGAISGSAPATVAAVGSMTIPILVRLGYDKSFSTAIVAVAGGLGVIIPPSIPFIMYGMASGESVSDLFMAGVVPGLLIGALLMVYAIYYCKKHGEDKEKIAAEIDQLHAKGFIGVFKESFFAILSPVIILGCIYTGIASPTEAAVISVFYSLVVSLFIYKSMKFKDIWGIMVEGVRTYAPILFILAASIAFSRVLTLMRVPQSISAWILGNFHNKIVILLVINIFLLIVGMVMDTTPAILILTPILLPIVTAIGMNPIHFGVMMVVNLAIGFVTPPIGVNLFVASSLTDIPVMKIAQKAMPLIICFLIALLLITFIPQISLALL; encoded by the coding sequence ATGTCAGCAGCAGTCGTATTTTTACTCTTCTTTATTTGTCTGATCATTGCAATTCCGATTTCGATCGCCCTTGGGATCGTATCTGTACTTCCAGGAGCATTTGATCCATCATTTACAGCAAGTGGGACATTTGTCATTCGTTCTATGCTTGGAGGAATTGATAGTTTCCCATTACTTGCAGTTCCAATGTTTGTATTATCTGGAATGATCATGGCAAAAGGGGGAATCTCTAAGAAGATTTTTGACGTTTTTGCGTTTTTTATAGGAAAATTAACGGCAGGAATGCCATGTGCAGTAATTGTAACCTGCTTATTTTATGGAGCAATCTCAGGATCTGCACCTGCAACTGTAGCAGCAGTAGGAAGCATGACAATTCCAATCTTAGTTCGTTTAGGATATGACAAGTCATTTTCAACAGCAATCGTAGCAGTTGCGGGCGGGCTTGGAGTTATCATACCGCCAAGTATCCCATTTATCATGTATGGTATGGCATCTGGGGAATCTGTAAGTGATCTGTTTATGGCAGGAGTTGTACCAGGATTATTGATTGGTGCCTTATTGATGGTGTATGCCATTTATTATTGTAAAAAACATGGAGAAGATAAGGAAAAGATCGCAGCAGAGATCGATCAGTTACATGCAAAAGGATTTATTGGAGTATTTAAAGAAAGCTTTTTTGCAATCTTAAGTCCGGTTATCATCCTTGGATGTATTTACACAGGAATCGCATCCCCAACAGAAGCAGCGGTTATTTCTGTATTTTACTCTTTAGTAGTCAGTTTATTTATCTATAAATCCATGAAATTTAAAGATATCTGGGGAATCATGGTAGAAGGTGTGAGAACATATGCACCTATTCTGTTTATCTTGGCAGCATCCATTGCATTCTCAAGAGTATTAACATTGATGCGTGTACCACAGTCCATTAGTGCATGGATCTTAGGTAACTTCCATAATAAGATTGTGATCTTGCTTGTGATCAATATATTCTTGTTGATCGTAGGTATGGTCATGGATACGACACCAGCGATTCTTATTTTGACACCAATTTTATTACCGATCGTTACAGCAATCGGTATGAATCCGATTCATTTTGGTGTTATGATGGTTGTAAACCTTGCAATTGGTTTCGTTACACCACCAATTGGAGTCAACTTATTTGTGGCATCATCCTTAACGGATATTCCAGTGATGAAGATCGCACAGAAAGCAATGCCGCTGATTATCTGCTTCCTGATCGCATTACTTCTGATCACATTTATTCCACAGATCAGTCTGGCACTTTTATAA
- a CDS encoding TRAP transporter small permease, with translation MLKWLDENLEEFLMVALLIAMTVIMGIQVFARYALGASLSWSEELTRYLFIWSGFISVSYCTKKCISIKIEQFVAMFPRRGKALFKVVNHTIELALFLYLIPYAVLYLKSAFESGQVSPACQIPMYYIQAAPLFSFVLVAFRIVQRWIIEFKIVIRKDEEKEEK, from the coding sequence ATGCTAAAATGGCTTGATGAGAATCTGGAAGAATTTCTAATGGTAGCATTATTGATCGCCATGACAGTGATCATGGGAATTCAGGTATTTGCAAGATATGCACTTGGAGCGTCCCTTTCATGGTCAGAGGAACTGACAAGATATTTATTTATCTGGTCAGGCTTTATCAGTGTTAGTTATTGTACTAAGAAATGTATTTCCATTAAAATCGAACAGTTTGTAGCAATGTTTCCAAGAAGAGGGAAAGCATTGTTCAAAGTGGTGAACCACACGATCGAACTTGCCTTGTTTTTATATCTGATTCCATATGCAGTTCTTTATTTAAAGAGTGCATTTGAAAGTGGACAGGTAAGTCCCGCATGTCAGATTCCAATGTATTATATTCAGGCAGCCCCGCTATTTAGTTTTGTTTTAGTAGCATTTCGTATCGTCCAACGTTGGATCATTGAATTTAAGATTGTGATCCGCAAAGATGAAGAAAAGGAGGAAAAATAA
- the aroD gene encoding type I 3-dehydroquinate dehydratase, translating into MNTVKVRNIEIGSGVPKICVPIVGVTKDEIIAEAKTFDSIPVDVVEWRVDWFEGVFEFDKVEDVLKDLREALGETPILFTFRTSKEGGEKAIEAEPYKELNIAAAKTGYVDLVDVEAFTGDEIVKAIVAAAHECGVKVVASNHDFDKTPEKDEIVRRLCKMQELGADIPKIAVMPTCRRDVLTLLCATEEMYTEHADRPIITMSMAGTGLISRLCGEVFGSALTFGAAKKASAPGQAAVNDLNNMLQFLHENQGL; encoded by the coding sequence ATGAATACAGTAAAAGTAAGAAATATTGAAATCGGAAGCGGAGTTCCTAAAATCTGTGTACCTATCGTAGGTGTTACAAAAGATGAAATCATCGCAGAAGCGAAAACATTTGACAGCATCCCTGTAGACGTTGTGGAATGGCGTGTTGACTGGTTCGAAGGAGTATTCGAATTTGATAAAGTAGAAGACGTATTAAAAGACTTAAGAGAAGCTTTAGGTGAAACACCAATTCTTTTCACATTCCGTACATCAAAAGAAGGTGGAGAAAAAGCAATCGAAGCAGAACCTTACAAAGAATTAAACATCGCTGCTGCAAAAACAGGATATGTTGATCTTGTAGATGTAGAAGCATTCACAGGTGATGAGATCGTAAAAGCAATCGTAGCAGCTGCTCATGAATGTGGAGTAAAAGTTGTTGCATCGAACCATGATTTTGACAAAACACCTGAAAAAGATGAAATCGTAAGAAGACTTTGCAAAATGCAGGAACTTGGTGCTGATATCCCTAAGATCGCAGTTATGCCAACTTGCAGACGTGACGTATTAACACTTCTCTGTGCAACAGAAGAAATGTATACAGAACATGCAGATCGTCCGATCATCACAATGTCTATGGCAGGAACAGGGCTGATCAGCCGTCTTTGCGGTGAAGTATTCGGATCTGCTCTTACATTCGGAGCAGCGAAAAAAGCATCTGCACCTGGACAGGCAGCAGTCAATGACTTAAATAATATGCTTCAGTTCCTTCATGAAAATCAGGGATTATAA
- a CDS encoding MFS transporter, with translation MDKKYIPSALVLYLNYFIHGIGCSILSQQVVKEMLASQWGLKDVMAVTSIAAALGLGRLISLPFAGPLSDKLGRRLSVIIGCASYVIFLVGIAFSPNTTIAYIAAVLGGIANSFLDTATYPAVTEIIYKYTGIATMGIKFFISVAQLLMPFFLGIVAGTSMSYLMLPVIAGVCIGIMGILAIFAPFPATSEAGKSESFISNLKNAHFSIESIALILIGFTSTATFQLWLNCAQTFGTEIAKIPSQNVSVMQTYYSAGTMVALFVTSVLITKFKQVRFLVIYPAISLVMLALVYIIKTPMICYVGAFVIGYAAAGGVLQMATAVVNDLFPKIKGTITSLVMIASSLCNYTILTAAAKMTSTSVIMMNIVITAIGILLALFVNVRYGVLLKNAEEASKN, from the coding sequence ATGGATAAAAAATACATACCAAGTGCCTTAGTTCTTTATCTGAACTATTTCATTCATGGAATTGGATGTTCCATCTTAAGTCAGCAGGTAGTAAAAGAAATGCTCGCAAGCCAGTGGGGATTAAAAGATGTTATGGCAGTAACTTCCATTGCAGCAGCATTAGGATTGGGACGTTTGATCTCCCTTCCATTTGCAGGACCTTTATCTGACAAATTAGGACGTCGTTTATCAGTGATCATTGGATGTGCTTCATACGTTATTTTCTTAGTAGGGATCGCATTCTCACCAAACACAACAATTGCTTATATCGCAGCAGTTCTTGGTGGTATCGCGAACTCATTCTTAGATACAGCAACATATCCAGCTGTAACTGAAATTATTTACAAATATACAGGTATCGCAACAATGGGGATCAAATTCTTCATTTCTGTTGCACAGTTATTAATGCCTTTCTTCTTAGGTATTGTAGCAGGAACAAGCATGTCATACTTAATGCTTCCAGTTATCGCTGGTGTATGCATCGGTATCATGGGAATCTTAGCAATCTTTGCTCCATTCCCAGCAACATCTGAAGCAGGAAAATCTGAATCTTTCATCAGCAACTTAAAGAATGCACATTTTTCTATCGAGAGTATTGCATTGATCCTGATCGGATTCACAAGTACAGCTACATTCCAGTTATGGTTAAACTGTGCTCAGACATTTGGTACTGAAATTGCAAAAATCCCATCTCAGAACGTATCTGTGATGCAGACATACTATTCTGCAGGTACAATGGTAGCATTATTCGTAACAAGTGTATTGATCACAAAATTCAAACAGGTAAGATTCCTAGTGATTTATCCAGCAATCTCTCTTGTAATGTTAGCATTAGTTTACATTATTAAGACACCTATGATCTGCTATGTTGGAGCATTCGTGATCGGATATGCAGCAGCAGGCGGAGTACTTCAGATGGCAACAGCCGTTGTAAATGATCTGTTCCCTAAAATCAAAGGAACAATCACAAGTTTAGTTATGATCGCATCTAGCTTATGTAACTACACAATCTTAACAGCAGCTGCAAAAATGACATCTACAAGCGTAATCATGATGAATATCGTAATTACAGCAATCGGAATCTTATTAGCACTTTTCGTAAACGTACGTTATGGTGTATTATTAAAGAATGCAGAAGAGGCATCTAAAAATTAA
- a CDS encoding shikimate dehydrogenase — protein MAERITGHTELIGLMAYPIRHSSSPAMHNEAFATLGLDYAYLAFEVDNSTLEDAVKGLRALKMVGSNVSMPNKTVVGQYLDELSPAAKMAGAVNTIVNDNGKLIGHITDGIGYMQSLKDNDIDVIGKKMTIAGAGGAATAIEIQAALDGVKEMSIFNIKDKFWANAEETVKKIRENTDCIVNLYDLDDKDKLREEIADSYLFAQATGVGMKPLEGQTVVPDETYFRPDLIVTDTVYAPRETETLRLAKKAGCKTMNGLGMMLFQGDAAFHLWTGKHMPIEHMKEVLDIKYD, from the coding sequence ATGGCAGAGAGAATTACAGGACATACTGAATTAATCGGATTAATGGCTTATCCAATCAGACATTCAAGCTCACCTGCAATGCATAATGAAGCATTCGCAACATTAGGACTTGACTATGCATACTTAGCATTCGAAGTTGACAACAGCACATTAGAGGATGCAGTCAAGGGACTTCGTGCTTTAAAGATGGTTGGATCTAACGTATCAATGCCGAACAAAACAGTTGTAGGACAGTACTTAGACGAGTTATCTCCAGCAGCTAAAATGGCAGGAGCTGTTAACACGATCGTAAATGACAACGGAAAACTGATCGGACATATCACAGACGGTATCGGATACATGCAGTCATTAAAAGACAACGATATTGACGTGATCGGTAAAAAAATGACAATCGCTGGTGCTGGTGGAGCTGCGACAGCAATCGAGATTCAGGCTGCATTAGACGGTGTCAAAGAAATGTCAATCTTCAATATCAAAGATAAATTCTGGGCTAACGCTGAAGAAACAGTAAAGAAGATCCGTGAAAACACAGATTGTATCGTAAATCTTTACGATCTTGATGACAAAGATAAATTAAGAGAAGAAATTGCAGACAGCTACTTATTCGCACAGGCAACTGGTGTAGGAATGAAACCATTAGAAGGACAGACAGTTGTTCCTGATGAAACATACTTCCGTCCAGACCTGATCGTAACAGATACAGTTTACGCTCCAAGAGAGACAGAAACATTAAGACTTGCTAAGAAAGCTGGATGTAAGACAATGAACGGTCTTGGAATGATGTTATTCCAGGGTGATGCTGCTTTCCACTTATGGACAGGAAAACATATGCCGATCGAGCATATGAAAGAAGTATTAGATATCAAATATGACTAA
- a CDS encoding RNA-guided endonuclease InsQ/TnpB family protein, producing the protein MIKTIRVMLIPNNKQNTKLFRYANTARFAYNWALGREKENYKNGGKFLSDSNLRKEFTQLKKTEEYSWLNEVSNNVTKQAIKDACHAYKRFFKGCSKFPKFKSRKFSIPSFYQDNVKIQFSDTHVKIEGFAASKKKNKQKINWIRLAEKNRIPTDCNYSNPRIKYDGINWWITVGIEYEDSVTVPSNDGIGIDLGIKDLAICSDGNKYKNINKTKKVKKLEKQKRRLQRSISRSYENNKQGKEYCKTKNVIKKEKLLLILNHRLTNIRHDHLHHITSEIVKREPSFICIEDLNVKGMMKNRHLSKAVQQQGFYEFRRQMEYKSEWNNIQVIIADRFFPSSKLCSCCGKIKKDLKLSERIYKCECGNVIDRDLQAALNLKKYGEDVLKRSVA; encoded by the coding sequence ATGATAAAAACAATTCGAGTCATGCTGATCCCAAATAATAAACAGAATACAAAACTTTTTCGATATGCCAATACTGCCAGATTCGCTTATAACTGGGCGTTAGGAAGAGAAAAAGAAAACTATAAAAATGGTGGTAAGTTCCTATCGGATAGTAATCTGAGAAAAGAATTTACACAATTAAAGAAAACAGAGGAATATTCCTGGTTAAATGAAGTTTCAAATAATGTAACAAAACAAGCGATCAAAGATGCTTGTCATGCATATAAGAGATTTTTCAAAGGATGTTCAAAGTTTCCGAAATTCAAAAGCCGAAAATTTTCTATACCATCTTTTTATCAGGATAATGTAAAGATCCAATTTTCAGATACGCATGTAAAAATTGAGGGTTTTGCTGCTTCCAAAAAGAAGAATAAGCAAAAGATAAACTGGATCAGACTTGCGGAAAAGAATCGGATACCTACGGATTGTAACTATAGTAATCCCCGTATTAAATATGATGGGATCAACTGGTGGATCACAGTAGGCATTGAATACGAAGACTCTGTTACCGTTCCCTCCAATGATGGGATAGGGATCGATCTAGGGATCAAAGATCTAGCGATATGTTCTGACGGTAATAAATATAAGAACATCAATAAAACGAAAAAAGTTAAGAAACTAGAGAAACAAAAACGCAGATTACAGCGTAGCATCTCTCGTTCATACGAGAACAATAAACAAGGAAAGGAATACTGTAAAACGAAGAATGTGATCAAAAAGGAAAAACTTTTATTAATATTAAATCATAGACTAACCAATATCCGTCATGATCATTTACATCATATAACATCAGAGATCGTAAAACGAGAACCAAGTTTTATCTGTATCGAAGATCTAAATGTAAAGGGAATGATGAAAAACAGACATTTATCCAAAGCAGTTCAACAACAGGGATTTTATGAATTTAGGCGGCAGATGGAATATAAATCTGAGTGGAACAATATTCAGGTGATCATTGCAGATCGATTTTTTCCAAGTTCTAAATTATGCAGCTGTTGTGGAAAGATCAAAAAAGATCTGAAGTTATCAGAACGTATTTACAAATGTGAATGTGGAAATGTAATTGACAGAGATCTTCAGGCAGCTTTGAATCTTAAAAAATATGGAGAGGATGTTCTGAAACGATCTGTAGCATAA
- a CDS encoding LysR family transcriptional regulator gives MNLNQLYYFQKVAQLQHYHQAAKELNISQPSLSRSIANLEEELGVSLFQKNGRNIELTKYGSIFLEHVNRIIDEIKIAENKMKSLAGSSSGHIDIGYVFPLAKSYIPRLVRSFLNQQENHEITFSLSQEITKNLIADLKNEKYDVVFGSLVADEPEIEFVPVVNQEMVIITPPEHPLKYKKKLVLEDLLDYPVIGYDKTSGLGRFTNSIYKQNHIKPSIAFESSDENAIASLVAEDFGIGFVAHVESLQAYDVEILHLSNVKPYHTVYMAYLKNMPMIPAVRKFIEFTKETIDIFY, from the coding sequence ATGAATTTAAATCAACTATACTATTTTCAAAAGGTCGCACAATTACAACATTATCACCAGGCAGCCAAAGAATTAAATATCTCTCAACCTAGTTTAAGCCGTTCGATTGCTAATCTTGAAGAAGAATTAGGTGTTTCTTTATTTCAGAAAAACGGACGTAATATCGAACTTACCAAATACGGCTCTATCTTTTTGGAACATGTCAATCGTATTATAGATGAAATCAAAATTGCTGAAAATAAAATGAAATCCTTAGCTGGCAGTTCCAGCGGGCACATTGATATCGGATATGTATTTCCACTTGCCAAAAGTTATATTCCAAGACTTGTACGAAGTTTCTTAAATCAGCAGGAAAATCATGAGATCACGTTTTCTCTAAGTCAGGAGATCACAAAAAATCTAATTGCGGATCTGAAAAATGAAAAATATGATGTCGTTTTTGGTTCTCTCGTTGCCGATGAACCGGAAATTGAGTTTGTTCCGGTTGTTAATCAGGAAATGGTGATCATTACCCCGCCAGAGCATCCTTTAAAATATAAGAAGAAACTCGTTTTAGAGGATCTGCTGGATTATCCAGTCATTGGTTATGATAAGACTTCTGGTCTTGGACGTTTTACTAATTCTATTTACAAACAAAACCATATCAAACCGTCTATCGCTTTTGAATCTTCGGATGAAAATGCCATCGCTTCCCTTGTTGCAGAAGATTTTGGGATTGGTTTTGTTGCACATGTAGAATCATTACAGGCATATGATGTGGAAATCCTACATCTTAGTAATGTAAAACCTTACCACACTGTTTATATGGCTTATCTTAAAAATATGCCGATGATCCCTGCTGTTCGTAAGTTTATTGAATTCACAAAAGAAACAATAGATATTTTTTATTGA
- a CDS encoding FAD-dependent oxidoreductase — MKSNYKNIFTPLTIKNMTMRNRIMMTPMGTNYGEQTGEMSFLHIDYYTERAKGGVGLIMVENASVDSPLGSNGTTQIRIDHDNYMPRFFKLCETLHAHGACVGVQLNHAGASAQSKRTNMQPVSASDIPSKAGGEIPRPLKVEEIYEIVKKYGEAAARAQACGFDCVEIHAGHSYLLSQFMSPTTNKRTDEFGGCPENRARFTKLVVEEVRKQVGPMFPIFVRISADELMEGGNTLEDTLELLSYFQEEVDAFDVSAGLNGSLQFQIDANYLKDGWRSYMAKAVREKYNKPCVTMGNIRDPRVADDILERGDADIIGMGRGLIADPHWVKKVATGHEDDIRKCISCNIGCAGNRIGVNRPIRCTVNPTVNSGFDYKKKKVNKPCNVVVIGGGTAGLEAACTAAEVGCTTFLFEKNDHLGGLAVEISKIPDKKRLRDFPDYLVHRASKLTNLFIFKGQEATLPLIKALHPNIIVNSTGSNPLLPPIKGLHDHIDKEGSKVASITGMINHLADYPENCTGKKVVVVGGGAVGLDVVEYFAPKGAQVSIVEMMPQIGKDLDPVSKCGTNTLMREHNVNQMTETALCEVKADAFTVKANGEEKDLPFDYGFVCLGMRANAPVLDEIREAFADTNVEIINIGDSVRARRIIDGVQEGHNILNVLADHEYL, encoded by the coding sequence ATGAAAAGCAACTATAAAAACATTTTCACACCATTAACAATTAAGAACATGACAATGAGAAACCGCATCATGATGACACCAATGGGAACTAACTACGGTGAACAGACAGGAGAAATGAGTTTCTTACACATTGATTACTATACAGAAAGAGCAAAAGGCGGAGTTGGTCTGATCATGGTTGAAAACGCAAGTGTTGATTCACCACTTGGATCTAACGGAACAACTCAGATCCGTATCGATCATGACAACTATATGCCTCGTTTCTTCAAATTATGTGAAACATTACACGCTCACGGAGCTTGCGTTGGTGTTCAGTTAAACCACGCTGGTGCTTCTGCTCAGTCTAAGAGAACAAATATGCAGCCAGTATCTGCATCTGATATTCCTTCTAAAGCAGGTGGAGAGATTCCTCGTCCTCTGAAAGTAGAAGAAATTTATGAAATCGTTAAAAAATATGGAGAAGCTGCTGCTCGTGCACAGGCTTGTGGATTTGACTGCGTTGAGATCCATGCAGGACATTCTTACTTATTAAGTCAGTTTATGTCTCCTACAACAAACAAACGTACAGATGAATTCGGTGGATGTCCAGAAAACCGTGCCCGCTTCACAAAATTAGTTGTTGAAGAAGTTCGTAAACAGGTTGGACCTATGTTCCCTATCTTCGTTCGTATCAGTGCTGATGAACTGATGGAAGGTGGAAACACATTAGAAGATACTTTAGAGTTACTTTCTTACTTCCAGGAAGAAGTTGATGCATTTGACGTATCTGCTGGATTAAATGGTTCTCTTCAGTTCCAGATCGATGCCAACTACTTAAAAGATGGTTGGAGATCTTACATGGCAAAAGCTGTCAGAGAAAAATACAACAAACCTTGTGTAACTATGGGTAACATCCGTGATCCTCGTGTCGCTGACGATATCTTAGAGCGTGGAGATGCTGATATCATCGGTATGGGTCGTGGACTGATTGCTGATCCTCACTGGGTGAAAAAAGTTGCTACAGGACATGAAGATGACATCAGAAAATGTATTTCTTGTAACATCGGATGTGCTGGAAACCGTATCGGAGTTAACCGTCCAATCCGTTGTACAGTAAACCCTACTGTAAACTCTGGATTTGATTATAAAAAGAAAAAAGTAAATAAACCTTGTAACGTTGTTGTTATCGGTGGTGGTACTGCTGGTCTTGAAGCTGCTTGTACAGCTGCTGAAGTTGGATGTACTACATTCTTATTCGAAAAGAATGATCACCTTGGTGGATTAGCTGTTGAAATCTCTAAGATTCCAGATAAGAAACGTTTAAGAGACTTCCCTGACTACCTTGTACACCGTGCTTCTAAATTAACAAACCTGTTTATCTTCAAAGGACAGGAAGCAACTCTGCCATTAATTAAAGCACTGCATCCAAACATCATCGTAAACTCAACAGGTTCTAATCCTTTACTTCCACCAATCAAAGGATTACATGACCACATCGACAAAGAAGGATCTAAAGTAGCTTCTATCACAGGAATGATCAACCACTTAGCTGATTATCCAGAAAACTGCACAGGTAAGAAAGTTGTTGTCGTTGGTGGTGGAGCTGTAGGTCTTGACGTTGTTGAATACTTTGCTCCAAAAGGTGCGCAGGTAAGCATCGTAGAAATGATGCCTCAGATTGGTAAAGACTTAGATCCAGTATCTAAATGTGGAACAAACACATTAATGAGAGAACACAATGTAAATCAGATGACTGAAACAGCTCTTTGCGAAGTAAAAGCTGATGCATTCACAGTAAAAGCTAATGGAGAAGAAAAAGATCTTCCTTTCGATTATGGATTCGTATGCTTAGGAATGAGAGCAAACGCTCCTGTTCTTGATGAAATCCGTGAAGCATTCGCTGATACTAACGTTGAAATCATTAATATCGGTGACAGCGTACGTGCTAGAAGAATCATTGATGGTGTTCAGGAAGGACATAACATCTTAAATGTACTTGCAGATCATGAATATCTGTAA